A region of the Prosthecobacter dejongeii genome:
CACTCTAGCCTAACAAAGGGTTTGTTCCTCACCAATCCAGCCCCCTCACGGCCACTTGCCGACATGGCAGGGGGAACCCCGGGGCACGCGCATGTCTCCCAGTAGATTTGCGTCGTTGTTGTGCGTCTGGCACTTAGCAGCCAGGTAGATCAACGCCTCAGGATCGTCCAGGACTTGGCCCACTTCTTCTTCCGTAACTTCGTAGCTTTCATCACTGGTCACATCACTCATGACCGTGGGCAGATCTACGCGAATTTGCAGGATGTACTTTTGTGACTTCTGATCATAACCAAAAGCGAACTGCTCTTTCTGGAAAACTTCGTAAACTCTGAATTCCCGTCCATTGTCCAGACTCATCTGAATCAAGCTTGAACCTCGCCATTTTCCAGGGGGACAGGGCTCCCCTCGCACGGGTGGCAGCGGTTGGCTCATTCGGTCATCATTCTCCCGTGCCCGACACTTGGCCGTTAACGCCTGTCGCGCAGCGGCGTCTTGAGACGCAAGCCAGTACTCTTCTGGCGTGAGTTTATAGGATTCCAGATACTGCCGGTTGCCATCAAAGATAGGGATGCTCAAAAGAAACTGGTTAGTATCCAGATCCTGGTCCAGGCACATTTTTTCATCTTCTAAGCTTTGGAGCAAACGGTATCGCATACCTATAAATCATAGGCTCAAGGGAGTCTTTGTCCAGGGACGGCAGAGTGACTCATTGGTATGAGGTGCCCCGCTTGCTTGGGATCGGGCCCATGAAACGGGCGTCGTTCTGGCGGTCGCAGCATTTTTTCTTGAGGGCGAGCAGGGCCGTCTTGTCTTGGCTGAGATGACGGTATTCCTCGGGCGTGAGCTCGTATTCCTCTGAGCTTTGAAAATGGGGAGTGATGTTCACTGGAATACTCAGGCAGTATTTCCCGGTCTTCACCTCTTGCTGTAGAGTAAACCATTCCGCCCGAAAGTTCTGCAGCGTTCTAAACGGCTGGTTGGGATCGACGTAGAACAAGCACCCACCGCGATCCCCAGTGCAGGGTGTCCCCCGGTCTGCTGGCGGCGGCTCCATGAGCCGGCTGTCATTCTCCCGCGCCCGGCACTTCGCCACCAGCTCTAACCGCGCGGCTACATCTGCAGACACCTTTTCAAACTCTTCAGGAGTCAGTTCATAGTGCTCCAGATACTCCACCCACGGCGTGCAAACGACGATGCTCAGGCAATAACGCCCCGAGGCCGTGTGCTGCTCCAGGCCATAGCGTTCCTCTTCAAAAAGCTCAATGGGGGTGTAATCCTGCATCTCTCCCGTTATAAGCTCAACGGTGTCTTTGTCTAGCTCTCACGTCAGCCTAACAAAGAGTTTGCCCATCACCAATCCAGCCCCCTGACGGCCACTTGCCGACATGGCAGGCGGAGTGACGGCGGACGCGCATTTCTCCCATCAGGCGGGCGTCATTGTTGCCCGTCTGGCACTTAGCCGCCAGGTAGATCAGCGCTTCTCTATCTCTTGCCACCGCCTCATACTCTTCAGGCGTCACTTCATACTCATCACTCCCCATCGCGTCCATGGGACCAATACTGGTGCAGATCCTGAGAAAAAAGATTCGAGAATCCAGGTTACAATCCAGGCTAAACATCTCTCGCTTAAACACCTGCAGCGTTCTCACTTCATCACCGTTGCGTTCATGACGATTGAGGATCAAGCCCTCCCCAAATCTCCAATCGTTGATGGAATAGGGTTCACCGCGCACCAGCGGCGGCAGCTCGACAAGACGGTCGTCGTTTTCTCTACGGCGGCACTTTTCAGCAAGGGATACCAGCCAGGCTGGCTCCAGACGTGAGCGCTCGTATTCTTCAAGGGTGAGTTCATATCGCTCGCCATATTGCCTCACCCCGTCAAAGACGGGAATGCAAAGACAGATCATTCCGGAATCCAGCTCACGATCCAGACAGAAGTTCTCTTCACGAAAAGTCTGCAGCAGGCGATACATCATGACTGGAAGTCATAGGTTTAAGGGAGTCTTTGTCCAGGGTTTATCCGTTCGTCCTCGAAGATCTAAAGTTGCCTCAGGGATGGGCTCGCGATCCGGTACTTTGGGCAGCAGACCACCAGGAATCCACCATGTATTGGCTCCATCTTCGTTCCCAGAAGGCACCACCAGTTTATAGGTCTCAGGTCCGGTAAAGTCCACTCGAACGAGGGCGGCCCCTTTATACTCACCTGGTTCCATACCCAGGGCCGTTTCCAGCTTGACTCGGTCACCCTTGGCATAATCCAGAATGGCCTCAAGCTGCCACGTTGGCATGACAAAGGTGGTGCCATCATCGCGCAAGGGGGAGTGTGTCTCGTAATCCAAGGCTTTCATGATCTTGGACACACCACCCTTGAACAACTCCAGATGCTCCTGGGTCCGCTTTTCAGGGAGGTAATCAGCAGGGTCCGGCCGGTGGGGTTTCCAGAGGCTGGTGATGCGGGAGGCGGTGTCGGCAGGCATGCCGTCACTCCTCAGCGTGGTGGACAGGAGCGGGCGGCCTGTGCGGCCACTGGTGCTGGAGGTGGCGATGCTCTGGGGTGTCTGGCCACCGTTTTTGAGGGCGGCGTCCCGGGCCAGGAAGATGTAGTCTTTCAGGTCGTCATTGAAGCCCGGCGTGCGGGCATCGCGCAGCCCAGCTTTGACAAAAAGCTTGCCCACTAGGTCGCTGAGGAAGTCCCACATCTGCCGGGCCAGCGGGCGCATCGCTTCCGGTGAGGGGGTGTTTTCCACCTCGCGGGCGAACCAGGCGAGCTTCAGCGCCTCCGGGTCTCCATCCAGGTGGCGGTAGGCTTTGTCACGGGCGATGGCATCCAGCTCGGTCCGGGGGATCTGCGCGCTGAACTCAACCCAGCGCTGATACCCTGGGGTGTGAGGATCCGTTTTTTTGACATCCCCTTTGTTATTCCCAAAGAGAATGCTGAGCCCATCGTAGCCGATGCGGTGGCGGATGATAGTGCGGGTGAGGGCCTGACTTTCAGTCTCCCAGGCCCGGCGGCGGACGTTGTTTGCCAGGATGACGGTGCTGCCGGTGGTGATGTCGAAGAAGCCCTCTTTCCCCTGCATCTCAGCGCGGGCTTTGTCGGTGAACGGGTGCTGCTGAGCGTAGTCGGAGGCCAGGGCCTCGGCTTCATTGCTGAAGATGAGGGTGCGATCATGGACGAGGCCGGGGGCCTGCTGTTGCAGACGGGTGACCACGCTGTCAATCTGCTGCCGCTGGGGCGAAGGTACCCCTGCGGGCAAAGCAGAACCAGGGGCGCTGGTGTCTTGACTGGACATGAGGCTGCGGGTGTTTGCCTCCTGGCTGAGTGTGTCCGTCAAATTGGCCGCGCCTGCCTGGGTAGCGGGTGCCTCCTCTATCGGCGGAGTCTCTAGCGGGGCCTGAGTGCTGACAGGCGCGGCAGAGCCGCCAGCGAGGCGTTCGATGCCTTTTTGGCCGCTTTTCAGCAGGCCTGCGGTCATCAGGCTGGTGAGCAGCTCGGCGGGTAGGTTGTTCCAATCGTAACCGGGGGTGCCCAGCAGGCCGCGATCCAGCACGTTTTGCTGGAGCAGGCTCGTCAGCGGGTTTTCAGCCACTTCTTTGCCCATGTCCACGGCGTTTTTGGCGATGCCATGCATGCCGTTAGGCGTCATCTTGTGCAGCGGGCTGAAGCGCTCGATCGCCAACTCCGTGAGGCCGGTGAGCAGGGCGTGGGCATCGCGGTACTTTGCCAGTTGCTGGGCGCGGGCTGGGTTGTTATCTGCCAGGGCCTGCTGGATGAGTCCCTCTGTCTGAACATAGGAGCCGCCCGCAGCGGTGATGAAGCTGCTGCCACCGGCCACGCCGATGCGCCCGGCAGCGACGCGTGCGGCGAGGGTGGTGCCACGGGCGGCCAGGGAGACGCCCCAGCCGCCGAGGAGGCCGGGGGCCATGTAGCCTGCCCCCTGCTGAAGGCCAAGGACGGCCTGGTTCCAGGTGCCGCCCTCTAGACGGCGGCGGGTGCTGCCAGGCAGGGCGGTATCCAGCGCCTGCTCCGCCGCATTCAGGCGCTGGAGGGTGACGGGGGCGTGAGGGATGCCCAGGCTCTCGCTGAGGTGACCGCCCGCTTGATTGAGCCCGTTTTCTTCGCCAAAGAGGCGGGTGACCAGGGCATTGGCATGGAGGCCTGCACGGGCGAGGCCTTTGAGGATCTCTTCCCCAGCGTTGTAAGTGCCCACGAGGCCTTCCCACTCGGGTTTTTTCAGCTCTTCCCGCACGCGCTGGTCCAGCAGGTAGCGTGGGCCCTGGGCGGCCAGCTTCTGCTGCTCGGCCTTGGCTTGTTGCACTTTTTGTTCGGCGTGTTCAATCTCAGCCAGGGCTCCATTGGCGGCTCCCATGGCACCGGGGCCCATGGCGGCCAGGCTAGGTCCGCTGAGGCGGGCGCGGGCGCTTTCGGCCTGGGCCTGGCTATGGCGGATGGTGTTTTCCAGCTCGGTGATTTTGGCCTGCACGTCTTCGGGGGTGACGGGCGGGAGGCTGCGCAGGTATTGACGATCATCGGAGAGCTGGATGAGGAGGTCCAGTTGGCCCTCGGCATTGAGTCGGGTGCCGTAGTAGGCCAGGGTGGTCTCGCCCTCCTTGACGCTGCCGTAGGTGGAGGCCGGGCGGGTGGCCTGGAAGGCGGGGGCCTCCAGCACGGCGTCCAGCTCCTTCATGAGGGGGAGGAACTCAGGCAGGATGGGCTGCTCGGGAGACTCCACTCTTTGCGCTAAGACGGCCTGAAAGCGGCGCATCTGCTCCGGGTCCGTGAGGCGGCTCTGGAGGATCTGCTGTTGGCTATCTCGCGCGACCAGCTCAATGAGAGTTTCCCGCGTGGTGACTTCATCGGCCTGGCCCTGGGCGATGGCGGCGAGTCACCGAGGCTCAAAAGTAAGGAGGCCCTGAAAGGGATTCTGTTTAAATTCAGGCATTGCCCTCGGCATCTAGAATGAAGTTGCCTGGATGAGTATAAGCAATGACTGGGCCAGTATCCGGATGACGCCACTTGTTATAGCCATCCTTGATGTATCCCTGCGCCTCCATCCAAGCGATGATCTGCGGCTCTGTCGGGGAGGTCCCTTGGATGAATGGCTGCGAGATGATCACAGAGGGGCCGTCTAGGTCTTCGATCATGCGCTCAAAGAAAATGTCATCTTGAAACAATTCGTTAGACCAAGCGATGTTGTGGAGGTAGTCCACCAAGTTGCCTCGATCACCCAAATTAGGTGCTTTCGTGGTCTTGATGACACGACCTGTTAAAGGGTGAGTATGCACGTCATGTTCGGCTCCGCCTTCCAAGCTCTTGAGGTTCTTCCTTAACTCTTGGAATCGCTCTCCGTGGACGAGCCATCCTCCGTCTCGGGCCCACGATACCAAGGATTCGGACTCGGCACGTATCCGTTCGCCCGCATCTGCGCGTGCATTTCTTCCTGCGTCATTTTCTGCGCGAAGTCTGCAGGATTGGTTAACGTTACCTTCAGAACTTCCCTCTACTGGGTGCAAAATGAAGATTTTAATGGGGTGTCGCCAGTCTTATTTGACGATTTGGTGATGATACGGGTCCTCAATGCTTAATCCTATTGACGATAAATACTAACCTAACAAAATTTGATTCTTTTGGAAGAAGGATCTGCTTGGACGGCTTTCGCATTCCAAGATTCTTGAGTCGCACTTCTGGTGCTTTTAAAAACGAATAAAGCCGTCAGCGTATGACGCTCGGCTCAAGGCGATGGCGATGTTAAAACGACGCTTCTATCCAGACGAAAGTTACGCTGAAGACCCATGAGTGATTTTTAGTGAAAATGCGAGCGGTCAAGTGCGATAAATATATTGGCTCGCTTTCAGAGTACTCATTTGCATGCGCTATCTTCGCCTGTTGGCAAGTGTTTACAGGCATTGCTCATGAAACTATTCCGTGGTTTTTTATTTTAGCGGTGTGAGCAACAGACGTATTGAGTGCTTTCCAAAATGTATAGCTCAAATCTGTAAAGTAGGCCTTCATAGCGGTGAGCTTTAAATGCTAATTTTATGCGGCTGTTCTTACTTTGGGCTTAACCACTCGACGCTGAGAATCTGCTCGACCTCAATCTTGCCTCCGGCTTCGGGGATGTCTTCGATGGACTGTTTCCAAGTGACTTTGCATTTTCTCCCCTTGAATGCCTGTGAGTTTTCTAAGGCTTTATCAAGGGACGAATCTGGTTGTAAAACGAAAAGTGAAAGCTCTTTGCCCGTCGAAGTGCGCAGTTGCCAATGTGAGTAATCGCCCTGTTCGATGCCGAGAAAGATGCCTTCAGTGACTTGAGTTTTGCCGGCTTGTTTTTTGTTGGTGGCCTTAAGCGCTTTGATAAAAGCTGTGCAGTTTTTGGTGAGGCGTTCTGTTTCGGCGGCGTAGTCTTCACCGTGGAGAATGCCGGTTGTTGAATCGTTGGTTAGCCATTTGAAGATATGACCATCTCTGAAATAGAGTCGGTTCTCGATTTTTTGTGGTGATTTGCTGAGATGGTTTCTGAAGTAAGTGCTGTAAACGAAAAGGGGTTTTTCATCTTCCAGGTAATATTCTTCTACGCCAGCACCGTCTTCGCTGGATCTAGCGACGATTTTTTTGATTTGTCCTTCTTTGATCCAGCCTGTCAATGCAAAGACCAGAGGAGTATCTTTATAGGTTGCGGTGGTTTTGAGGAGCGTTTTTTCTTGTTGCTTGATCTGCTGGTAAACAGCCCGGTGATGAGCTGTATCCTCTTGAGCATTGATGCCGAAAGGCAAAAGCAGCAAGCACGATAGGGCCTGGAAAAGATTACGTATTTTCATAAAGCTATAAGTCGCTGATACCTACGGTGAGGTCGACCCTGGTTATTAGCTCGCAGCTATCTCACCTGAGTTTTCTTGGTCTGGCGGTGGTTCGGGGGATGGTGGGACAAGTGCTTCTTTTTTCTTAAGTTTGGGAGTTGGCTTTTGGCCGGGTATGAATCCGTCTTTTTGATTGCCCCAACTGCGTGCTGAGTTTCCGCTTTTAAAGGGACGAGGCGATTTATTGGTTTGTTTCTGACTCCGCATGGACGAGGGAATTGATTGTGTGAAGTGTGGTCTGAACCTATGAGAAATTAAATGGTTGGGGAGGTGGGAGCTTTTGGCAAAGCGAAATCTCTTCGTTTTGTCTTTCGATGCTTCTACTTGTGTGGGCGTTTGATCCTCTGAGAATTCTGCGACAGATTGTTCTTGTGAATGCCTCCTTTTCTCGCCGCCCTTTGATAAAACCTGCTACCTGGATTGCACCGGCAGAACGGGGTGTTTTTGAGACGGCTGGCACCACGGCCCACCGACTGGCTTCGGGTCCCGATGGCTGGGTGGAGCGTCTTGGAGACGATGTGATGATTTCTCACAAAAACGATGTGGCTTTGGCGGAATTGATCTCTGGTCTAGAAAAGTGGGCGCAAGAGTCAGGCTGGTTTCCATCTCGTGTTTTTACGCGTTTTTTGCCGCTGAAGAATGATGAGCGCATCTCACCCATTCTGCGTACGGGGGATATGACATTGCCGCTGACCACGGTGGTCACTGAAAATGGTGTGCGCTACGGTCTTGATTTTGCAGCGGGTTACAGCCATGGCCTATTTCTGGACCAAAGGATTAACCGGACGCAGCTCCGTCTGCTGAAGCCTAAGCGGATGCTGAATACCTTTGCCTACACGTGTAGTTTTACGGTGGTGGCTGGGTTGGTAGGTGCTGAAACGTTGAGTGTGGATCTTTCCAAAAAATCTTTGGATCGTGGTAGGCAGAATTTGGCGCTGAATGGCATTTCTGAAGCTAAACATCGTTTTATCGCAGATGACGCTCAAGAGCTGATGCCTAGACTGGAGCGCAAAGGCGAGCGCTTCGATGCTATCATCTTAGATCCACCCACCTTTTCGCGCAATGATAAGGGGCGGTTATGGCAGGTAGAGCAGCATTTTGAAGACTTGGTCAATGCGGCGCTGGAACTTGCTATGCCAAAATGTGCGATCCTTCTTTCTACCAACTGCACGAAGCTGGACACCGTGGTGCTAGAGCGCCGTTCTCGGCAGTGTGCGAAGATCAAGCGACGTGCTGTGGACTATCTACGACTCGCGCCGCAAGTGGATTTTCCGAGCGGTCATGGTTCGAGTACCTTGTGGATGATGGTGCGATAAAGGGGCTAGAACACAGCCACCTTCGTTCACTGCTGCGAATCGTGTGGATGAAACCATCATCCCATCTTTTCATTTTAGCGGTCTGCTTCTTCGGTCCGCATTTAGCTTCTGCCGCATTGGATGCAGCTCCGAGCTCCGTTACTGCGGAGGTGGAAATGGCGACTCGTCTTCAAGTTTTTTTGGATCGTGCAAACTATGGTCCAGGGAAGATCGATGGGCACTACGGGGGCTTCACGGAAAAGGCACTGAAGCTTTATCGTCAAGCTCATGGCCAAGAGGTGGATGCAGTCAACGGTGCGCCGAATGAAAATAAGCCACCTCTGCCAGATCCCAAGGATCTGGATTTAGCGAGCGTGGGGCCGGCCTTCATTGATTACGAAGTGACTGACGCGGACCAGAAAACTGTGGGTGAACTCCCTCAAACGGTGAAAGCGATGGCTAAGCTGAAATGGCTGCCTTATGCGAGCCTTGCCGAAGCATTGGCTGAAAAATTTCACTGTGACCTGGATTTCCTCAAACAGCTTAATCCCGGCAAAATGGAAGGTGTGAAGGCCGGGCATAAAATCCGTGTGCCGAACGTGGAACCTTTTGATGTGCATATGATCAAAGACCTGCCCTTGCTGGATCTGAGCAAGAACGCTCAAGATAAGGAGCCGAAGAAAGAAAGTAAGGCGGGTAGCGCTCTACCTGATGAGACTGTAAAGAGTCAGGAGGAGATCGCTGTGAAAGTGGACAAGTCAGATAACATGCTGCGTTTGTTCGAAGGGGGGAAGTTGGTGGCTGCGTATCCGGTCACTATCGGTTCTGAACAGACGCAATCTCCTTTAGGTGAATGGAAGGTGCGAGGCATCGCGAGATTGCCTGATTTCCGTTACGATGAGTCGTTTTTGAAAACGGGTGAGCGGGGAGATGAGACTTACTTGTTGTCGCCCGGGCCTAACAATCCGGTGGGTGTGGTTTGGATCGCACTCAATAAGGGCGGAATCGGCTTGCATGGGACGAATGATCCTGATGCGATCGGCCGCAGTGCCAGCCATGGGTGTGTGCGATTGGCAAACTGGGACATCGTCCGTTTGGCCACCCGTTTGCGGGCAGGCGTAGCCGTTTCCATCCAGTAGTTACGCTCCTTGTTTTTTGCGGTTTGGCTTAGGCGTTTTGGGCGGCTTTGAATTGCCTGCGGAGGTGGGACGATCCGTTTCTTTAATTCTGGCAAAAATTTTCTGTGCGTAAGCCGAACTTTGCTCGGGTGTCATATCTGGTTTTTTGTCGAACTGAGCTTTGAGCTGGTCTTTGAACTTGCCTCGAGCTTCTGGAGAGAGCGAGGTGAACAGTTCGCGACCTTGTTCGCCTAACAAAGAGGATGTGGCGATTTTTTGAGTGGATTTTTTGCCTTTCTCTTTGTCTGCGAATTGGCTTTTAGGGAGGTCGCTTCTGCCATCCGTCTGGGGTGCCTGTTGGCCTTGGTAATGCATCACAAGGGATTCAGAGCCTACTTTCAGTTCAACTTGGGAGTTGTTGAGGTCTACCCCGGCTGTGCTGGAGGTAAGCTTCCAACCAAATTCATTAGGCTCATCGGTAACGAGGTAACTCTGCTTGGTAGCCGCGTTATAAATGGTGGCGACTGGGCGGCCTGATATGTAAGCCATGCCTTTGAGTTGGAGAGTTTCCTGCAAGTTCACTGAGCGGGTGAATGGAGAGTCTGCCCATAAGGTCTCGGCAAAACTGGCATCCAACGGCTGAGGTAGATCGAGATCCACTGCCGATGGTCTGTCCTCTGCCTGAAGACTGAGTACAAGCAGAACTGAGAGGCCGAAGCTGGTGGTAAAGATTTTCATTGGAAAACTCTTTCCCGTTAACGAAGGGGTCCCGAACCTCTATCACGAAAGAGGAATTTGTGATCGATAGCACTGTAAAAGAAAGCGCTTCTTTGATTGCACATGAAATCATGGTTTCATGTGGTCAAAGAAGCGCTCTGATCGGCTATAAAAAGCGACTGCTTACCCCATCCAAATTACGGGACGAGATCAAAACGACCTGATAAGATCGGGGCCTTGGCGGCGGTCTCATTGCCCACAGGGATCTGAGGCAGTAGGAAGTAACCGCTGGCCAGGAGACTATTGTCTGCTCCGCGAACAATCATGCCCTGGAAAGTGGCTTTACGCTGAAGCGTGCCATCTTTCAAAGTGAAGCTGCCTGTAAGGGTGCCGTTGGCGGCTTTCAGCATCAGGGTTGTTCGCCCTGGGTTTTCGCTGCTGCCTGGTGTTGGCAAGGTGAGTTTCAAGGATGGGCGCTGTAGGGAAACGCCATCCGTGATATTAGGATTGATAGAGGCGAGAGCAATTCCGCCCTGAGTGAAGACGAGCGAGGCTGGATCGCTGCTTGACGGCAATCCAAGAACCACGCTTCCTGCTGCGGCGCGGGCCAGATACTTGCCGTACACGTCCAAGGTAATTGGGCCGAAGGCGTTGGCATACGTCCGTGTCACCGTGGCTGGTTTGACCCAAGCTACAGTGCCATCGAGAACGTTTTCAGCGTAGTTGCCAGAGGCACCGAGGGTAAGGCCGAGGTTTCCCTGGATGGAGCCTAACTTATTGTAGAGTGACTGGAAGATGAGCACTTCACCATTCGGGCCGACAAAGCCTGAGGAAAGAATGGTGTTACCATCAGCTGTGCGGCCATTGACGGTGGTGGTGCCATCCAGAGCAATGGTGACTGCGGCATAACCGGAGCCTTGGGGAATGGTGACATTTCCGACGGAGCCTGGCTGGAGATCCAGTGCGACTGAGTAATAACCCATTTCATCCTGAGCTGGGTTGATGACTTTGTCGAAGGTTTTGCGCCAGCCACTGAGTCCAGTGAAACCTGCTGTGGTGGTGAAAGTGCCCCCGACTTCATTACCTGAGGTGAGGGTGAGTAGAATTTCTGTGCCGTCGGTCGCAGTGGCAGAGAGGGTGGGGTCTGTACCAGGAGTGGTATTGAGGAAGCCTTTAAACATCAGAGTCTTGGTGAGCTGCGTGATCTTTAAGGTGTAAGCGCCCGTGGTCGTCGTGGTTAGGTCAAAACGGCCCCCTGCATTTGCGTTCACGGTTGGCTCTGCTGAAACTGTCCCAATGAAGGTGCCGACGGCTGTTTTGGGAAGGGCTTGAATCACTAGAATTTCTTCAAAGACCTGCGTGTTGCCGCCTGCGAGTTTGGCGGTGATGGAGATGATATATACACCTGCTGTTGTGGCGCGGCCCGTGATAGTGCCGGTGGCTGGATTGAACTTGAGACCCTGAGGT
Encoded here:
- a CDS encoding L,D-transpeptidase family protein, whose translation is MKPSSHLFILAVCFFGPHLASAALDAAPSSVTAEVEMATRLQVFLDRANYGPGKIDGHYGGFTEKALKLYRQAHGQEVDAVNGAPNENKPPLPDPKDLDLASVGPAFIDYEVTDADQKTVGELPQTVKAMAKLKWLPYASLAEALAEKFHCDLDFLKQLNPGKMEGVKAGHKIRVPNVEPFDVHMIKDLPLLDLSKNAQDKEPKKESKAGSALPDETVKSQEEIAVKVDKSDNMLRLFEGGKLVAAYPVTIGSEQTQSPLGEWKVRGIARLPDFRYDESFLKTGERGDETYLLSPGPNNPVGVVWIALNKGGIGLHGTNDPDAIGRSASHGCVRLANWDIVRLATRLRAGVAVSIQ
- a CDS encoding putative polyvalent protein kinase domain-containing protein, with the protein product MHPVEGSSEGNVNQSCRLRAENDAGRNARADAGERIRAESESLVSWARDGGWLVHGERFQELRKNLKSLEGGAEHDVHTHPLTGRVIKTTKAPNLGDRGNLVDYLHNIAWSNELFQDDIFFERMIEDLDGPSVIISQPFIQGTSPTEPQIIAWMEAQGYIKDGYNKWRHPDTGPVIAYTHPGNFILDAEGNA
- a CDS encoding class I SAM-dependent methyltransferase; the encoded protein is MIKPATWIAPAERGVFETAGTTAHRLASGPDGWVERLGDDVMISHKNDVALAELISGLEKWAQESGWFPSRVFTRFLPLKNDERISPILRTGDMTLPLTTVVTENGVRYGLDFAAGYSHGLFLDQRINRTQLRLLKPKRMLNTFAYTCSFTVVAGLVGAETLSVDLSKKSLDRGRQNLALNGISEAKHRFIADDAQELMPRLERKGERFDAIILDPPTFSRNDKGRLWQVEQHFEDLVNAALELAMPKCAILLSTNCTKLDTVVLERRSRQCAKIKRRAVDYLRLAPQVDFPSGHGSSTLWMMVR